A genome region from Cinclus cinclus chromosome 29, bCinCin1.1, whole genome shotgun sequence includes the following:
- the SNRPG gene encoding small nuclear ribonucleoprotein G isoform X1, which yields MSKAHPPELKKFMDKKLSLKLNGGRHVQGILRGFDPFMNLVIDECVEMAPGGQQNNIGMVVIRGNSIIMLEALERV from the exons ATGAGCAAAGCGCACCCGCCCGAGCTGAAAAA GTTCATGGACAAGAAGCTGTCGT TGAAGCTGAACGGCGGCCGGCACGTGCAGGGCATCCTGCGGGGCTTCGACCCCTTCATGAACCTGGTCATCGATGAGTGCGTGGAGATGGCACCGGGCGGGCAGCAGAACAACATCGGCATGGTG GTGATCCGAGGGAACAGCATCATCATGCTGGAAGCTTTGGAACGAGTATAA
- the SNRPG gene encoding small nuclear ribonucleoprotein G isoform X3 codes for MDKKLSLKLNGGRHVQGILRGFDPFMNLVIDECVEMAPGGQQNNIGMVVIRGNSIIMLEALERV; via the exons ATGGACAAGAAGCTGTCGT TGAAGCTGAACGGCGGCCGGCACGTGCAGGGCATCCTGCGGGGCTTCGACCCCTTCATGAACCTGGTCATCGATGAGTGCGTGGAGATGGCACCGGGCGGGCAGCAGAACAACATCGGCATGGTG GTGATCCGAGGGAACAGCATCATCATGCTGGAAGCTTTGGAACGAGTATAA
- the SNRPG gene encoding small nuclear ribonucleoprotein G isoform X2 produces the protein MSKAHPPELKKFMDKKLSLKLNGGRHVQGILRGFDPFMNLVIDECVEMAPGGQQNNIGMVIRGNSIIMLEALERV, from the exons ATGAGCAAAGCGCACCCGCCCGAGCTGAAAAA GTTCATGGACAAGAAGCTGTCGT TGAAGCTGAACGGCGGCCGGCACGTGCAGGGCATCCTGCGGGGCTTCGACCCCTTCATGAACCTGGTCATCGATGAGTGCGTGGAGATGGCACCGGGCGGGCAGCAGAACAACATCGGCATG GTGATCCGAGGGAACAGCATCATCATGCTGGAAGCTTTGGAACGAGTATAA
- the FAM136A gene encoding protein FAM136A, whose amino-acid sequence MAEAAQGRVQAAVESAVQGLEREQIRAMQGAMFRCSARCCEDTAASMQEVQRCIERCHAPLARAQAIVTTELEHFQDRLSRCSLQCSDQAKDALDSGGSEPRVRGQLDACLATCGDQHLRLVPAMAKKMREGLANIQH is encoded by the exons ATGGCGGAGGCGGCGCAGGGCCGGGTCCAGGCCGCGGTGGAGAGCGCGGTGCAGGGGCTGGAGCGGGAGCAGATCCGCGCCATGCAG ggtgccATGTTCCGCTGCAGCGCGCGGTGCTGTGAGGACACGGCAGCCTCCATGCAGGAGGTGCAGCGCTGCATCGAGCGCTGCCACGCGCCCCTGGCCCGCGCCCAGGCCATCGTCACCACCGAGCTCGAGCACTTCCAG GACCGCCTGAGCCGCTGCTCGCTGCAGTGCTCGGACCAGGCCAAGGACGCGCTGGACTCGGGGGGCTCGGAGCCGCGCGTGCGGGGCCAGCTGGACGCGTGCCTGGCCACCTGCGGGGACCAGCACCTGCGCCTCGTGCCCGCCATGGCCAAGAAGATGCGGGAAGGGCTGGCCAACATCCAGCACTGA